In Sphingobacteriaceae bacterium, one genomic interval encodes:
- a CDS encoding amino acid permease: MSNPVKSLNLTDAVMIVSGSMIGSGIFIVSADMTRVLGSPFWVLMCWLLSGVITLFAALSYGELAGMMPEAGGQFIYIKKAYGKLVAFVYGWTVFAVIQTGVIAAVAVAFAKFMGVLFPIFDEGNIIFSIGNFNLSTTKLLAVLSIVLLTFLNSRGINNGKIIQRVFTSTKILALIFLIILGLFAASHNSYWSENLSIPFNFPDSENGFKAIASAMGVALIGALFSSDAWNNVTFIAGEIKEPQRNIPLGLLIGVLMVTVLYILANVAYFILLPALGSENGTTVLEKGIAFAQNDRVGTAALSVVFGNWSATIMAVFIVISTFGCNNGLILSGARLFSAMANDGLFFKKASYLNKHNSPSASLWIQAAWASVLCFSGSYGQLLDYCTFASLIFYMITISTLFYFRKTKPLEPRPYKAFGYPVIPILYIGITLFICIDLLIFKPQNTVAGLVIMFIGIPVYFIFKRTLKK, from the coding sequence ATGTCAAACCCGGTTAAAAGTTTAAATCTTACGGACGCCGTAATGATCGTTTCAGGAAGCATGATTGGTTCCGGAATATTTATTGTAAGTGCTGACATGACTCGAGTGTTGGGTTCTCCTTTTTGGGTTTTAATGTGTTGGTTATTGAGTGGAGTAATAACCTTATTTGCGGCATTAAGCTACGGTGAGTTAGCCGGCATGATGCCGGAAGCCGGCGGCCAATTCATCTATATTAAAAAAGCATATGGCAAATTGGTTGCTTTTGTGTATGGTTGGACAGTATTTGCCGTTATACAAACCGGTGTTATCGCAGCAGTTGCTGTGGCTTTTGCGAAATTTATGGGCGTACTCTTTCCCATTTTCGATGAAGGAAATATTATTTTTTCAATTGGGAATTTTAACTTATCAACCACAAAATTACTAGCCGTTTTATCTATAGTTTTACTTACATTTTTGAATTCAAGGGGGATAAATAATGGTAAAATTATTCAACGTGTTTTTACAAGTACAAAAATCTTAGCATTAATTTTTTTAATTATTTTAGGCTTGTTTGCCGCCAGTCATAATTCATATTGGTCCGAAAATCTAAGTATTCCGTTTAATTTTCCGGATTCTGAAAATGGATTTAAGGCAATTGCATCGGCAATGGGAGTTGCTTTAATTGGCGCATTATTTAGTAGCGACGCTTGGAATAATGTTACGTTTATAGCCGGAGAGATTAAAGAGCCGCAACGCAATATTCCCTTAGGATTGTTAATTGGCGTTTTAATGGTTACGGTTTTATATATACTTGCTAACGTGGCTTACTTTATTTTGTTACCGGCTTTAGGGAGTGAAAACGGCACTACTGTATTGGAAAAAGGAATAGCTTTTGCCCAAAATGATAGAGTTGGAACAGCAGCGCTTAGTGTTGTTTTCGGAAATTGGAGTGCAACAATTATGGCCGTTTTTATTGTTATTTCAACTTTTGGATGTAATAATGGGTTGATTCTTTCCGGAGCACGATTGTTTAGTGCTATGGCTAACGATGGGTTATTTTTTAAGAAAGCAAGTTATTTAAATAAACACAATTCTCCTTCGGCTTCGCTTTGGATACAGGCTGCTTGGGCTTCTGTTCTTTGCTTTAGCGGGTCGTATGGTCAATTGTTGGATTATTGCACATTTGCCTCTTTGATTTTTTATATGATCACCATTTCAACTTTGTTTTATTTCAGAAAAACAAAACCACTTGAACCCCGGCCTTACAAAGCTTTTGGTTATCCGGTTATTCCTATTCTTTATATCGGAATTACACTTTTTATTTGCATAGATCTGCTTATCTTTAAACCACAAAATACGGTTGCCGGTTTAGTAATTATGTTTATTGGCATACCCGTTTATTTTATTTTTAAACGCACATTAAAAAAATAA
- the holA gene encoding DNA polymerase III subunit delta yields MKEVDKIITDLKRKIFKPVYFLSGEETYYIDLISNYIEENTLEESEREFNQHVVYGKDVDLSAVVGLCKQFPMMSEYQVIIVKEAQGIKEFSKTSAGDEEGQEEIKSQKLNGAQLFTSYISNPLSSTILVICYKHKTIDKRSALAKAIQKNAVFFETKKMYDSALQGWITDYIKRLGFAISPKGAFLLAEFLGNDLSKITNEVGKLIINLKPGVEITPEIIQNQIGISKDFNVFEFQDALGAKDVLKANRIANYFAENLKDNPNVLTLATLFAYFSKILKYHFLKDKSKFAAAGALGVNPFFVDAIAKGASYYGTAKLKNIFSLLKEYDLKSKGVNNNGFDQGALLKELTFKILH; encoded by the coding sequence TTGAAAGAAGTAGACAAAATAATCACAGATCTCAAAAGAAAAATATTTAAACCTGTATATTTTTTATCAGGCGAAGAAACTTATTATATTGATTTAATAAGTAATTATATTGAAGAAAACACATTAGAAGAAAGCGAAAGAGAATTCAATCAACATGTGGTTTATGGGAAAGATGTTGATTTAAGTGCTGTTGTAGGATTGTGTAAACAATTTCCGATGATGAGCGAATATCAGGTGATAATAGTTAAAGAGGCACAAGGTATAAAGGAATTTTCTAAAACTAGTGCAGGTGACGAAGAGGGCCAAGAGGAAATCAAAAGTCAGAAATTAAATGGAGCGCAGCTATTCACTTCTTATATTAGTAACCCTTTATCAAGTACAATTCTTGTTATTTGCTACAAACATAAAACAATAGATAAACGCAGTGCTTTGGCAAAAGCAATTCAAAAAAACGCAGTGTTTTTTGAAACCAAAAAAATGTATGATAGCGCCTTGCAAGGATGGATTACAGATTATATCAAGAGATTAGGCTTTGCCATATCGCCTAAGGGAGCATTTTTATTAGCTGAATTTTTAGGCAATGATTTGAGTAAAATTACAAATGAAGTTGGAAAATTGATTATTAATTTAAAACCGGGAGTAGAAATCACACCTGAAATAATTCAAAATCAAATAGGAATTAGCAAAGATTTTAATGTTTTTGAATTTCAGGATGCTTTAGGGGCCAAAGATGTTTTAAAAGCTAATCGCATTGCAAATTATTTCGCTGAAAATTTAAAAGACAATCCAAATGTTTTAACCCTGGCAACATTATTTGCCTACTTCAGTAAAATTTTAAAGTATCATTTTTTAAAGGACAAAAGTAAGTTTGCCGCAGCCGGTGCATTAGGTGTTAATCCATTCTTTGTTGACGCTATTGCAAAGGGTGCATCTTATTACGGAACCGCAAAGCTTAAAAATATATTTTCTCTGCTAAAGGAATATGACTTAAAATCTAAAGGTGTAAATAATAATGGATTTGATCAAGGCGCCTTATTGAAGGAACTTACTTTTAAAATTTTACATTAA
- a CDS encoding sensor histidine kinase — MKLKAIFYLTIFSIGFSKAQSDKKEFCDKFYAADFKNRITLTSKLSPSKLYEVYPLIKDTLELAKKLIREKSESKEAKLLVELIEAKLELSRKNYTKAVFALEQGLNSYALNVNDSLLCYSLLKTCFVGIRNYIKAYEVNSRMELMRLRKSDSVIIDYGIPKSKLYASLNFFDKAIAERRNEFNKSFTVNDTDALASLYNDVGVYFNRQKNSDSAEASFLKAKQVLESMNIPEEKAIHYSFFKALIGGNLGFSYFNKGKIKEAIPLLKEDIYYSLKDNDFGSAFNSYNLMVECYLQLNNKELAKKYLDSSEHLLSKGFSDISQSLKYLYLKATFFQAQKQYDNAILYFNRYFNIKDSLNTAEKMQNLNNAEIAFQIEQKEFELQEKNKMLIQQKLEDEQIKSQRAYQFIGILVLTALIIVLLWRNRYVKKRQIELQEKTSKIIVQNQQIEQSLKEKDILLREVHHRVKNNLQIINSLLGLHISKLEGTGNEVALEEVKQRIASIALTHQLLYQNTNLSNISLNDFVHNIVWQIERSFSDSQINLDTQLEANGLKLNIDYAVPLGLLINELLSNAYNHAFPKNKKGSIVVSVKIENDKCVIAVLDNGVGMSETMNVSDKTTMGMDLINILAEQIDSEIKIKTDANGTAFYFEMDSSKFPS; from the coding sequence ATGAAACTAAAAGCAATATTCTACTTAACTATTTTTTCGATTGGGTTTTCAAAAGCACAGTCTGATAAAAAAGAATTTTGCGATAAATTTTATGCTGCTGATTTTAAAAATCGAATTACGCTAACATCTAAATTATCGCCATCAAAATTGTATGAGGTTTACCCTTTAATTAAGGATACATTGGAGTTGGCCAAAAAGTTAATACGTGAAAAAAGTGAGAGTAAAGAGGCGAAACTGTTGGTAGAATTAATTGAGGCAAAACTTGAGCTTTCCAGAAAAAACTACACCAAGGCGGTTTTTGCTTTAGAGCAAGGCTTAAATAGTTATGCTTTAAATGTTAACGATTCTTTATTGTGTTATTCGTTACTGAAAACCTGTTTTGTTGGAATTCGCAATTATATAAAAGCTTATGAAGTGAATTCCCGAATGGAATTAATGCGATTGAGAAAAAGTGATTCAGTAATTATTGATTACGGAATTCCTAAAAGTAAGTTGTATGCTTCACTTAATTTTTTTGATAAAGCCATTGCCGAAAGGAGAAATGAATTTAATAAATCATTTACAGTAAATGATACAGATGCTTTGGCGAGTTTGTATAATGATGTTGGGGTTTATTTTAATCGCCAGAAAAATTCAGACAGTGCTGAGGCCAGTTTTTTGAAAGCAAAACAGGTATTAGAATCCATGAACATTCCAGAAGAAAAAGCGATACACTATAGTTTTTTTAAAGCATTAATTGGGGGAAATTTAGGATTTAGTTATTTCAACAAAGGAAAAATAAAAGAGGCAATTCCCCTCTTAAAAGAAGATATATATTACAGTTTAAAAGACAATGATTTTGGTAGTGCCTTTAACAGTTATAATTTAATGGTGGAGTGTTATCTGCAATTAAATAATAAGGAACTGGCAAAAAAATATTTGGATTCTTCAGAACACCTGTTAAGTAAAGGATTTAGCGACATCAGTCAAAGTTTAAAATACTTGTATTTAAAAGCTACCTTTTTTCAGGCGCAAAAACAATATGATAACGCAATCCTTTATTTTAACAGGTATTTTAATATCAAGGACAGTTTGAATACGGCTGAAAAAATGCAAAATTTAAATAATGCCGAAATAGCATTTCAGATTGAACAAAAAGAATTTGAACTGCAGGAAAAAAATAAGATGCTGATTCAGCAAAAGCTGGAAGATGAACAAATAAAATCACAAAGGGCTTACCAATTTATAGGAATTTTAGTACTAACTGCCCTAATTATAGTTTTACTATGGCGAAATAGGTATGTAAAGAAAAGGCAGATAGAATTACAGGAAAAAACCTCTAAAATTATTGTACAAAACCAACAAATTGAACAATCACTAAAAGAAAAAGACATTTTATTAAGAGAAGTACATCATCGCGTAAAAAACAATCTGCAAATAATTAACAGCTTGCTTGGATTGCATATTTCTAAATTAGAGGGTACGGGAAATGAAGTGGCATTGGAAGAAGTAAAACAACGAATTGCTTCAATTGCCTTAACTCACCAATTGCTGTATCAAAACACCAATTTGTCGAATATTTCATTAAATGATTTTGTGCATAATATCGTTTGGCAAATAGAAAGGAGTTTTTCAGATTCTCAAATTAATTTGGATACTCAACTTGAAGCTAATGGTTTAAAGTTAAATATAGATTATGCCGTTCCTTTAGGATTACTTATAAATGAACTTTTATCTAACGCATATAATCATGCATTTCCTAAAAATAAAAAGGGAAGCATAGTGGTTTCTGTTAAAATTGAGAATGATAAATGTGTAATTGCTGTTTTAGATAACGGCGTTGGAATGTCGGAAACCATGAACGTTTCGGATAAAACAACAATGGGAATGGATTTAATAAATATTTTAGCAGAGCAAATCGATTCTGAAATTAAGATTAAAACAGACGCTAATGGTACAGCGTTTTATTTTGAAATGGACTCCAGCAAATTTCCAAGTTGA